From a single Collimonas pratensis genomic region:
- a CDS encoding YeiH family protein, whose product MNTSTLASTAPTSKTQSPRLLAGLLLSAAIAAAATAAARIDWLQAHGFSALTLAIVIGMLVGNLGYQRIAPACGPGVNFSKQNLLRLGIILYGFRLTFQDIGHVGISGVLIDALVLCSTFGMALLLGTRLFKLDRNTAMLIGAGSSICGAAAVMATEPVLRAQPAQVTVAVATVVMFGSLAIFLYPLLYQLNLHWQFLAASPLAYGIFTGSTVHEVAQVVAAARAVSPDAANTAVIAKMVRVMMLAPFLMLLSAYVAKKSTGSDKAGRAGKAGRLAIPWFAFGFVAVVALNSLAALPTALVAHVNDADNVLLAMAMAALGISTHFSSIRTAGIKPLLFAACLFGWLIVGGAVINNVVLRLFA is encoded by the coding sequence GTGAATACCTCGACGCTGGCAAGCACAGCCCCAACTTCCAAGACCCAGTCGCCACGCCTGCTGGCCGGCCTGCTGCTGAGCGCGGCCATTGCCGCCGCCGCCACCGCCGCCGCCCGCATCGACTGGCTGCAGGCGCACGGCTTCAGCGCCCTGACGCTGGCGATCGTGATCGGCATGCTGGTCGGCAACCTGGGTTATCAACGGATCGCGCCGGCCTGCGGACCAGGCGTGAATTTTTCCAAGCAAAACCTGCTGCGGCTGGGCATCATCCTGTACGGCTTCCGCCTGACTTTCCAGGATATCGGCCATGTAGGCATCAGCGGCGTACTGATCGATGCACTGGTGCTGTGCTCCACCTTCGGCATGGCGCTGCTGCTCGGCACCCGGCTGTTCAAGCTGGATCGCAATACCGCCATGCTGATCGGCGCCGGCAGCTCGATCTGCGGCGCGGCGGCGGTGATGGCGACCGAGCCGGTGCTGCGCGCCCAGCCGGCGCAAGTCACGGTGGCAGTGGCTACGGTGGTGATGTTCGGTTCGCTGGCGATCTTCCTTTACCCGCTGCTGTACCAGTTGAACCTGCACTGGCAGTTCCTGGCCGCTTCGCCGCTGGCTTACGGCATTTTCACCGGCTCCACCGTGCATGAAGTGGCGCAGGTGGTGGCGGCAGCACGCGCCGTCAGCCCCGACGCCGCCAATACCGCGGTGATCGCCAAGATGGTGCGGGTGATGATGCTGGCGCCGTTCCTGATGCTGCTGTCGGCTTATGTGGCGAAGAAATCGACCGGATCGGACAAGGCCGGCCGTGCCGGGAAAGCTGGACGCCTGGCGATTCCCTGGTTCGCTTTCGGTTTTGTGGCGGTAGTGGCACTCAATTCGTTGGCCGCGCTGCCGACCGCACTGGTGGCGCACGTCAACGATGCCGACAATGTGCTGCTGGCGATGGCGATGGCCGCGCTGGGCATCTCTACCCATTTTTCATCGATACGCACGGCTGGCATCAAACCGTTGCTGTTTGCGGC
- a CDS encoding LysR family transcriptional regulator: MRLTIRQLQIFLAVAQSGSTTAAAEQVALSQSATSAALNELENLLDCRLFDRVGKRLILNDNGRLLLPQAAQVVDGAKTIEQQFLMPGMAQGGGLQIGSSTTIGSYLLPSLIASYRHQHSELQVRVTIANTADIVAAVVNFEVDVGLIEGPSHAADLQVEPWMIDELLIVASPQHALAGGDKKLGVAQLRAAEWLLREPGSGTREAVEQALLPHLHYLQQSYEFGNSEAIKHATAAGLGISCLSHAVVADFLQSGRLVELKTSLPRLHRHFYLIHSKHKILSLRLMQFLAFCRGWS; this comes from the coding sequence ATGCGTCTCACCATCCGCCAATTGCAGATATTCCTGGCCGTGGCCCAGTCCGGCAGCACCACCGCGGCGGCGGAGCAGGTCGCCTTGTCGCAGTCGGCCACCAGCGCCGCCCTCAACGAGCTGGAAAACCTGCTCGACTGCCGCTTGTTCGATCGCGTCGGCAAGCGCCTGATCCTCAACGACAACGGCCGCCTGCTGCTGCCGCAGGCGGCGCAAGTAGTCGATGGCGCCAAGACCATCGAGCAGCAGTTTCTGATGCCGGGCATGGCGCAAGGAGGCGGCCTGCAGATAGGTTCGAGCACCACCATCGGCAGCTACCTGCTGCCGTCGCTGATCGCTTCCTACCGTCATCAGCACAGCGAACTACAGGTACGCGTGACGATCGCCAATACTGCCGACATCGTCGCCGCCGTGGTCAATTTTGAGGTCGACGTCGGTCTCATCGAGGGCCCCAGCCATGCCGCTGACCTGCAGGTGGAGCCGTGGATGATCGACGAACTGCTGATCGTGGCATCGCCGCAGCATGCTCTGGCCGGCGGCGACAAGAAACTGGGTGTGGCGCAGCTGCGTGCGGCCGAGTGGTTGCTGCGCGAACCGGGTTCCGGCACGCGCGAAGCGGTCGAGCAAGCCTTGCTGCCGCACCTGCATTATCTGCAGCAAAGCTATGAGTTCGGCAATTCGGAAGCGATCAAGCATGCTACCGCTGCCGGCCTCGGCATCAGTTGCCTGTCGCATGCGGTGGTGGCGGACTTCCTGCAAAGCGGGCGGCTGGTGGAACTGAAGACTTCGCTGCCGCGCTTGCACCGGCATTTTTACCTGATCCATAGCAAGCACAAGATATTGTCGCTGCGGCTGATGCAGTTCCTGGCTTTTTGCCGCGGCTGGTCCTGA